A window of Enterobacter ludwigii genomic DNA:
TAATCTTCTGCACTAAACGATCCTAAAGCGTTTCAGCTATTCAGATCAGGCACCTTCGGGTGCCTTTTTTATTTCCGAAATGCCACTCACCACTCAATAAAACTTTAATTTCAATTAAATCAATAAATTGGATCTAAAATTAAATTAAAATGGAAATTGTTTTTGATTTTGGAAAAAATATAGATAGTCTTAATTCTGCTGAGCGAAAACTACACAACGATCTTTCGTTCGCATTGGGGATGTGAATTTGGATCTTTGATGAGGAGCAGAGTGATGACTCAACAGGCAACGACGGTCGATGAACTGGCCTTTACCCAGCCGTATGGCGAGCAAGAACAGCAAGTTTTGACGGCGGAAGCGGTAGAATTCCTGACTGAACTGGTAACGCGCTTTACGCCACAGCGTAATAAGCTGCTGGCAGCGCGCATTCATCAGCAGCAGGAAATTGACGATGGCAAGTTGCCTGGTTTTATTTCGGAAACCGCTTCCATTCGTCGCGGTGAGTGGAAAATCCGCGGCATCCCTGAAGATTTACAGGATCGCCGGGTTGAGATCACGGGGCCGGTAGAGCGCAAAATGGTGATCAACGCCATGAACGCGAACGTTAAAGTCTTTATGGCTGATTTTGAGGACTCACTGGCGCCAGACTGGAACAAAGTTATCGACGGGCAGATCAATCTGCGCGACGCCGTGAACGGCACCATCAGCTATACCAACGAAGCCGGCAAAATTTACCAGCTCAAACCGAACCCGGCGGTGCTGATATGCCGCGTACGCGGGCTGCACCTGCCTGAAAAACACGTCACCTGGCGTGGGGAAGCCATTTCGGGCAGCCTGTTTGATTTCGCGCTCTATTTCTTCCACAACCACAAAAACCTGCTGGCAAAAGGTAGCGGCCCTTACTTCTATCTGCCGAAAACCCAATCCTGGCAGGAAGCGGCCTGGTGGAGTGAGGTGTTTAGTTATGCGGAAGATCGATTCAACCTGCCGCGCGGCACTATCAAAGCCACGCTGCTGATTGAAACGCTGCCTGCCGTGTTCCAGATGAATGAAATTCTGCATGCCCTGCGCGATCACATTGTCGGCCTGAACTGCGGGCGCTGGGACTACATTTTCAGCTACATCAAGACCCTGAAGAATTATCCCGATCGCGTACTGCCGGATCGTCAGGTTGTCACCATGGATAAACCGTTCCTGAGCGCCTACTCGCGTCTGCTGATCAAAACCTGCCACAAGCGTGGTGCCTTTGCGATGGGCGGCATGGCCGCGTTTATTCCAAGCAAAGATGCGGAGCGTAATAGCCAGGTACTCAACAAGGTGAAAGCCGATAAAGAGCTTGAAGCACGCAATGGTCATGACGGGACGTGGATTGCACATCCGGGCCTGGCCGATACCGCGATGGAGGTATTCAACCGCGTGCTTGGCGACAATAAAAACCAGCTGTTTGTCACGCGTGAAGACGATGCGCCAACAGCCGAAGAGCAACTGCTGGCACCGTGTGCGGGTGAACGCACTGAAGAGGGCATGCGTGCCAATATTCGCGTCGCCGTGCAATACATCGAAGCGTGGATCTCCGGCAACGGCTGTGTGCCGATCTACGGCCTGATGGAAGATGCCGCGACGGCGGAGATCTCACGGACCTCCATCTGGCAGTGGATCCACCATCAAAAAACACTCAGCAATGGTAAGCCGGTAACCAAATCCCTGTTCCGCCAGATGCTGGCCGAAGAGATGCGGGTGATCCAGGACGAGCTGGGCGAACACCGCTTCAGCAGTGGACGTTTTGACGACGCTGCGCGCCTGATGGAGCAAATCACCACATCAGATGACTTAATCGACTTCCTGACCCTGCCGGGCTACCGCTTCCTGGCGTAACTCACCACATAACAATATGGAGCATCTGCACATGAAAACCCGTACCCAACAAATCGAAGAATTAAAGAAAGAGTGGACACAACCTCGCTGGGAAGGCATCCGCCGTCCGTACAGCGCGGAGGAAGTGGTGAAATTACGCGGCTCGGTCAATCCGGAATGCACGCTGGCGCAAAATGGCGCGGCGAAAATGTGGAAGCTGCTGCACGGTGGTTCCAAAAAAGGTTACATCAACAGCCTTGGCGCGCTGACGGGCGGTCAGGCACTGCAGCAGGCAAAGGCGGGGATAGAAGCCATTTACCTGTCCGGCTGGCAGGTCGCGGCGGACGCTAACCTGGCCTCCAGCATGTACCCGGATCAGTCGCTCTATCCGGCTAACTCCGTACCGTCGGTCGTGGATCGGATCAACAACACCTTCCGCCGTGCGGATCAGATCCAGTGGGCGGCAGGCATTGAGCCAAACGATCCGCGCTTTATTGATTACTTCCTGCCGATAGTTGCGGATGCGGAAGCGGGTTTCGGTGGCGTGCTGAACGCCTTCGAGCTGATGAAATCGATGATTGAGGCCGGTGCAGCGGCCGTTCACTTCGAAGACCAGCTGGCGTCAGTGAAGAAATGCGGACATATGGGCGGCAAAGTGCTGGTCCCGACCCAGGAGGCGATTCAGAAACTGGTTGCGGCGCGTCTGGCTGCTGACGTGCTCGGCGTGCCGACATTGGTCATTGCCCGTACGGATGCGGATGCAGCTGACCTGATTACCTCAGATTGCGACCCGTACGACAGCGAGTTCATTACCGGTGAACGTACCAGCGAAGGGTTCTATCGTACCCATGCCGGTATTGAGCAGGCGATAAGCCGTGGTCTGGCGTACGCTCCTTATGCGGACCTGGTCTGGTGCGAAACCTCCACGCCGGATCTGGCTCTGGCAAAACGCTTTGCCGATGCCATTCATGCGAAGTACCCGGGCAAACTGCTGGCCTACAACTGCTCACCGTCCTTCAACTGGCAGAAAAAACTGGACGACAAGACAATCGCCAGCTTCCAGCAGCAGCTGTCCGACATGGGCTACAAATACCAGTTCATTACTTTGGCAGGCATCCACAGCATGTGGTTCAACATGTTCGACCTGGCGCACGCCTATGCGCAGGGTGAGGGCATGAAGCACTACGTTGAGAAGGTGCAGCAGCCGGAATTTGCCGCGGGTAAAGATGGCTACACCTTCGTGTCTCACCAGCAGGAGGTGGGAACTGGCTACTTTGATAATGTGACCACGATTATTCAGGGCGGCACCTCCTCCGTCACCGCCTTAACGGGATCAACCGAAGAAGCACAGTTCTAAACTTTTCCCCCTCTCCCCCCTCGGGGAGAGGGTTGGGGTGAGGGGGGATATATGTCGCGTGGTCTGGAATTACTGATTGCCCAAACTATTTTGCAGGGCTTCGATGCCCAGTATGGCCGTTTTCTGGAAGTGACCTCCGGCGCGCAGCAGCGCTTCGAACATGCAGACTGGCATGCGGTTCAGCAGGCCATGAAGCAGCGTATCCATCTCTACGACCACCATGTGGGTCTGGTGGTGGAGCAGTTGCGCTGTATCACCGACGGTAAAAGTCCAGACGCGGAATTTTTACTGCGCGTGAAAGAGCACTACACCCGTTTGTTACCCGATTACCCGCGCTTCGAGATTGCGGAGAGCTTCTTTAACTCCGTCTATTGTCGGTTATTTGACCACCGCTCATTATCTCCTGAGCGGTTATTTATTTTCAGCTCCCAGCCCGAGCGGCGTTTTCGTACTATTCCTCGTCCGCTGGCGAAAGATTTCTTTCCCGATCGCGGGTGGGAAAAGCTCCTGCACCGCGTGTTAACAGACTTGCCGCTGCGTTTACCCTGGGAGAATAAAACCCGGGATATCGGCTATATCCACGCGCATCTCACTGAAACCTTCGGCGAGGACGTTCTTGGGCACAGCCATTTGCAGGTCGCCAATGAACTGTTCTATCGCAATAAAGCCGCCTGGTTGGTGGGCAAACTGGTTACGCCGGCAGCCATCGTGCCGTTTCTGTTACCGATCCACCGCACCGACGACGGCGAACTGTTTGTCGATACCTGTCTGACCACCAGCGCCGAAGCCAGCATTGTGTTTGGCTTCGCCCGTTCCTACTTTATGGTCTACGCGCCGTTACCTGCCGCGCTCGTGGAATGGTTGCGCGAGATCCTGCCGGGCAAAACCACCGCCGAGCTGTATATGGCGATTGGTTGCCAGAAGCACGCTAAAACGGAAAGCTACCGGGAATACCTGCGCTATGTCACTGCCGCTGATGAGAAGTTTATCGAAGCACCGGGCATTCGCGGCATGGTAATGCTGGTGTTTACGCTGCCGGGCTTTGACCGGGTCTTTAAGGTAATTAAAGACAGATTCGCGCCGCAAAAAGAGATGACGGCTGCACATGTCCGCGCCTGCTACCAGCTGGTTAAAGAGCACGACCGTGTTGGACGCATGGCCGATACCCAGGAATTCGAAAACTTTGTGCTGGATAAGCAGCAGATCGATCCGGCGCTAATGGCGCTTTTAATGCAGGAAGTACCCGGCAAAATCACCGATATTGGTGACAAAATTGTGATTAACCATCTCTACATTGAACGCCGTATGGTGCCCCTGAACATCTGGCTGGAGCAGTCCGAAGGTCAGGCGCTTCGCGATGCCATTGAAGAGTATGGCAATGCGATTCGCCAGCTTGCTGCCGCCAATATCTTCCCGGGGGATATGCTGTTTAAAAACTTCGGCGTCACCCGCCACGGGCGCGTCGTGTTCTACGATTACGATGAAATTTGTTACATGACTGAGGTGAATTTCCGCGACATCCCGCAGCCCCGCTATCCGGAAGATGAACTCTCCGGTGAGCCATGGTACAGCGTCTCGCCGGGTGATGTATTTCCTGAGGAGTTCCGCCACTGGCTGTGCGCTGACCCGCGAATTGGGCCATTATTCGCAGAGATGCACGACGATCTGTTCCACGCCAGTTACTGGCGTGGATTGCAAACGCGAATTAAGAATGGGCATGTTGAAGATGTGTACGCCTATCGACGTAAGCAGCGGTTTTGCTTGCGGTTTAACGAATCCCACCATACGCCAGCGTCACCTCTTTCGCCGCCTTAATCACCAGCGCACCCAGTTCGGTCACGCGATCATCCGTCATGCGTGAAATCGGCCCGGAGATGGAGATGGCGGCGAACGGCTCGCGGTGTTCGTCAAAGATACAGGCTGCAATGCAACGCAGGCCCAGAGCATGTTCCTCGTCATCAAACGAATAGCCGCGTTTGCGGGTCAGGGCCAGATCCTCTTTAAGATGCACCGGCGAAACCAGCGTTGCGTGGGTGTAGGCGTGCAACCCTTTACGGTGCAATAACCCCGTCACCTGCTCTTCGCTCAGTTGCGACAGAAACGCTTTCCCCGCCCCGGAGGCGTGCATAGGGAGCTTGCCGCCAATGGGGGCCGACATACGCATCAGCTGCGTACACTGTACCTGGTCGATGATGATCGCCTGATGGTCGCTCTGGTCGAGTACCGCCAGGTTTACCGTCTCGCCGGAATCTTCCATCAGCTTGCGCAGGATCGGGTGCACAATCGCCAGCAGATTACGGCTTTGCAGGAAGCTGCTGCCGACGATAAACGCATGCGCGCCTACAGCCCAGTGTCCCAGCTCACCGACCTGACGGACAAAGCCCAGCTGCTGCATGGTGGTCAGCAGTCGATGCGTTGTGGAGTTCGGCAGGCCAGCCTGCTGGGCCAGCTCCGTCAGGGCCACGCTGTTGTGCGACTCGGCTATCCACTCCAGCAGCTTCAAACCGCGCGTGAGCGATTGAACCTGTCCGCCCTGTTGTGCGGCGGTGGTAGCAGCAGGTTTTCTGCCGCGTTTAGCGGGAACGGTCGCGACCATGACGATCTCCTTTTTCTGTATCGTGGAAATCATTTTCGTTTTATTTGGTGAATTTGCAACCGTTATCCTGACTGATCGGAGGAGTGATAGTGAACATGTCTCATGTTACCCCTGTGTGACTTTTCCACCCTGCGAGATTATGCCAGTATGGAATGCAGCCTTTTGGCCTTGTTGAGCGTTGTCGGGAGCAAGTGTGAGCAGCAAAGTAGAGCAACTGCGTGCGCAGTTAAATGAACGAATTCTGGTGCTGGACGGCGGCATGGGCACTATGATCCAGGGCTATCGTCTGAGCGAAGACGATTTCCGCGGCGAGCGCTTTGCCGACTGGCCATGCGATCTGAAGGGTAACAACGACCTGCTGGTGCTGAGCAAGCCGCAAGTCATTACCGATATCCACAACGCGTACTTCGAAGCGGGTGCAGATATCGTTGAAACCAACACCTTCAACTCGACAACCATCGCCATGGCGGATTACCAGATGGAATCCCTGTCGGCGGAAATCAACTTTGAAGCCGCGAAGCTGGCGCGCGCCTGCGCCGACGAGTGGACGGCCCGCACGCCGGACAAGCCGCGCTACGTTGCCGGGGTGCTTGGCCCTACCAACCGCACCGCGTCGATTTCACCGGACGTGAACGACCCGGCGTTTCGTAATATCACCTTTGACCAGCTGGTTGCCGCCTACCGCGAATCGACCAAAGCGCTGGTGGAAGGCGGTTCCGATCTGATCCTGATTGAAACGGTGTTCGATACCCTCAACGCTAAAGCCGCGATTTACGCGGTGAAAGAGGAGTTCGAGGCGCTGGGCGTTGACCTGCCGATCATGATTTCCGGCACCATTACCGACGCCTCCGGCCGTACCTTATCCGGCCAGACAACCGAAGCCTTTTATAACTCACTGCGCCACGCCGAAGCGCTCTCCTTCGGCCTGAACTGCGCACTGGGGCCAGATGAACTCCGTCAGTACGTACAGGAACTGTCGCGCATTGCGGAATGTTACGTCACCGCGCACCCGAACGCCGGTTTGCCGAACGCGTTTGGTGAATACGATCTCGATGCCAACACCATGGCGGCGCAAATCCGCGAGTGGGCCGAGTCTGGTTTCCTGAACATCGTCGGTGGCTGCTGCGGCACGACGCCTGAGCATATCGCGGCCATGAGCAATGCGGTGGCCGGGCTGCCGCCACGAAAATTACCTGAGCTGCCTATTGCCTGTCGTCTCTCCGGCCTTGAGCCGTTGACCATCGGTGACGACAGCCTGTTTGTGAACGTGGGTGAGCGTACTAACGTCACCGGTTCAGCAAAGTTCAAACGTCTGATTAAAGAAGAGAAGTACAGCGAAGCGCTGGACGTCGCCCGCCAGCAGGTTGAGAGCGGTGCTCAAATTATTGATATCAACATGGATGAGGGGATGCTCGATGCCGAAGCGGCGATGGTGCGTTTCCTCAACCTGATTGCCGGTGAACCGGACATCGCCCGCGTGCCGATCATGATTGACTCCTCTAAGTGGGAAGTCATCGAGAAAGGGCTGAAATGCATTCAGGGTAAAGGCATCGTTAACTCCATCTCGATGAAAGAAGGCGTTGATATCTTTATCCATCACGCGAAGCTGGTACGCCGTTACGGCGCGGCCGTTGTGGTTATGGCCTTTGATGAAGTGGGCCAGGCAGACACCCGCGAGCGCAAGATTGAGATTTGCCGCCGTGCGTACAAAATTTTGACCGAAGAGGTAGGCTTCCCCCCGGAAGACATCATCTTTGACCCGAACATTTTCGCTGTGGCGACCGGGATTGAAGAGCACAACAACTACGCCCAGGACTTTATCGGCGCGTGTGAAGACATTAAGCGCGAGCTGCCGCATGCGCTGATCTCCGGCGGTGTATCGAACGTATCGTTCTCGTTCCGCGGTAACGACCCGGTGCGTGAAGCTATTCACGCCGTGTTCCTCTACTACGCCATCCGTAACGGGATGGATATGGGGATCGTAAACGCCGGACAGCTCGCGATTTACGACGACCTGCCGGCAGAACTGCGCGACGCGGTAGAAGACGTGATCCTGAACCGTCGTGACGATGCCACCGAGCGGATGCTGGATCTGGCGGAGAAATACCGTGGCAGTAAATCGGATGAAGCAGCCAACGTTCAGCAGGCCGAGTGGCGTTCCTGGGATGTGAAAAAGCGTCTGGAATATTCGCTGGTGAAAGGTATTACCGAGTTTATCGAACTGGATACCGAAGAAGCGCGTCTTCAGTCCGCACGTCCGATTGAAGTGATCGAAGGGCCACTGATGGACGGCATGAACGTGGTTGGCGATCTGTTCGGTGAGGGCAAAATGTTCCTGCCGCAGGTAGTGAAATCCGCCCGCGTGATGAAGCAGGCGGTGGCCTATCTTGAACCGTTTATCGAAGCCAGCAAAGAGAAAGGCTCCAGCAACGGGAAAATGGTGATCGCCACCGTGAAGGGCGATGTTCACGACATCGGCAAGAATATCGTCGGCGTGGTGCTGCAGTGTAATAACTACGAGATTATCGATCTTGGCGTGATGGTACCTGCGGACAAAATCCTCAAAACCGCACGTGAAGTGAATGCCGACCTGATTGGCCTCTCCGGGCTGATCACCCCGTCGCTTGATGAGATGGTCAACGTGGCGAAAGAGATGGAGCGTCAGGGCTTTACCATTCCGCTGCTGATTGGTGGGGCGACCACCTCAAAAGCGCACACGGCGGTGAAAATCGAGCAGAACTACAGTGGTCCAACGGTCTACGTGCAAAATGCCTCGCGAACGGTAGGCGTGGTGTCCGCGCTGCTCTCTGACACCCAGCGCGACGAGTTTGTTACGCGCACCCGCAAAGAGTACGAAACCGTCCGTATTCAGCACGGTCGCAAGAAACCGCGCACACCGCCTGTTACGTTGCAGGCGGCACGCGATAACGATCTGGCGTTTGACTGGTCGAGCTATACGCCACCTGTCGCGCATCGTCTGGGCGTGCAGGATGTGACTGCCAGCATCGAGACGCTGCGCAACTACATCGACTGGACGCCGTTCTTTATGACCTGGTCGCTGGCGGGCAAATATCCGCGCATCCTCGAAGACGAAGTAGTCGGTGAAGAAGCACAGCGCCTGTTTAAAGATGCCAACGAGATGCTCGACAAACTGAGTGTGGAGAAAACCCTCAACCCGCGTGG
This region includes:
- the metH gene encoding methionine synthase; translated protein: MSSKVEQLRAQLNERILVLDGGMGTMIQGYRLSEDDFRGERFADWPCDLKGNNDLLVLSKPQVITDIHNAYFEAGADIVETNTFNSTTIAMADYQMESLSAEINFEAAKLARACADEWTARTPDKPRYVAGVLGPTNRTASISPDVNDPAFRNITFDQLVAAYRESTKALVEGGSDLILIETVFDTLNAKAAIYAVKEEFEALGVDLPIMISGTITDASGRTLSGQTTEAFYNSLRHAEALSFGLNCALGPDELRQYVQELSRIAECYVTAHPNAGLPNAFGEYDLDANTMAAQIREWAESGFLNIVGGCCGTTPEHIAAMSNAVAGLPPRKLPELPIACRLSGLEPLTIGDDSLFVNVGERTNVTGSAKFKRLIKEEKYSEALDVARQQVESGAQIIDINMDEGMLDAEAAMVRFLNLIAGEPDIARVPIMIDSSKWEVIEKGLKCIQGKGIVNSISMKEGVDIFIHHAKLVRRYGAAVVVMAFDEVGQADTRERKIEICRRAYKILTEEVGFPPEDIIFDPNIFAVATGIEEHNNYAQDFIGACEDIKRELPHALISGGVSNVSFSFRGNDPVREAIHAVFLYYAIRNGMDMGIVNAGQLAIYDDLPAELRDAVEDVILNRRDDATERMLDLAEKYRGSKSDEAANVQQAEWRSWDVKKRLEYSLVKGITEFIELDTEEARLQSARPIEVIEGPLMDGMNVVGDLFGEGKMFLPQVVKSARVMKQAVAYLEPFIEASKEKGSSNGKMVIATVKGDVHDIGKNIVGVVLQCNNYEIIDLGVMVPADKILKTAREVNADLIGLSGLITPSLDEMVNVAKEMERQGFTIPLLIGGATTSKAHTAVKIEQNYSGPTVYVQNASRTVGVVSALLSDTQRDEFVTRTRKEYETVRIQHGRKKPRTPPVTLQAARDNDLAFDWSSYTPPVAHRLGVQDVTASIETLRNYIDWTPFFMTWSLAGKYPRILEDEVVGEEAQRLFKDANEMLDKLSVEKTLNPRGVVGLFPANRVGDDVEIYRDETRTHVLAVSHHLRQQTEKVGFANYCLADFVAPKLSGKADYIGAFAVTGGLEEDALADAYEAQHDDYNKIMVKAIADRLAEAFAEYLHERVRKVLWGYAANENLSNEELIRENYQGIRPAPGYPACPEHTEKGTIWKLLDVEAHTGMKLTESFAMWPGASVSGWYFSHPDSKYFAVAQLQRDQIEDYALRKGMSVSEVERWLAPNLGYDAD
- the aceK gene encoding bifunctional isocitrate dehydrogenase kinase/phosphatase — encoded protein: MSRGLELLIAQTILQGFDAQYGRFLEVTSGAQQRFEHADWHAVQQAMKQRIHLYDHHVGLVVEQLRCITDGKSPDAEFLLRVKEHYTRLLPDYPRFEIAESFFNSVYCRLFDHRSLSPERLFIFSSQPERRFRTIPRPLAKDFFPDRGWEKLLHRVLTDLPLRLPWENKTRDIGYIHAHLTETFGEDVLGHSHLQVANELFYRNKAAWLVGKLVTPAAIVPFLLPIHRTDDGELFVDTCLTTSAEASIVFGFARSYFMVYAPLPAALVEWLREILPGKTTAELYMAIGCQKHAKTESYREYLRYVTAADEKFIEAPGIRGMVMLVFTLPGFDRVFKVIKDRFAPQKEMTAAHVRACYQLVKEHDRVGRMADTQEFENFVLDKQQIDPALMALLMQEVPGKITDIGDKIVINHLYIERRMVPLNIWLEQSEGQALRDAIEEYGNAIRQLAAANIFPGDMLFKNFGVTRHGRVVFYDYDEICYMTEVNFRDIPQPRYPEDELSGEPWYSVSPGDVFPEEFRHWLCADPRIGPLFAEMHDDLFHASYWRGLQTRIKNGHVEDVYAYRRKQRFCLRFNESHHTPASPLSPP
- the aceB gene encoding malate synthase A, giving the protein MTQQATTVDELAFTQPYGEQEQQVLTAEAVEFLTELVTRFTPQRNKLLAARIHQQQEIDDGKLPGFISETASIRRGEWKIRGIPEDLQDRRVEITGPVERKMVINAMNANVKVFMADFEDSLAPDWNKVIDGQINLRDAVNGTISYTNEAGKIYQLKPNPAVLICRVRGLHLPEKHVTWRGEAISGSLFDFALYFFHNHKNLLAKGSGPYFYLPKTQSWQEAAWWSEVFSYAEDRFNLPRGTIKATLLIETLPAVFQMNEILHALRDHIVGLNCGRWDYIFSYIKTLKNYPDRVLPDRQVVTMDKPFLSAYSRLLIKTCHKRGAFAMGGMAAFIPSKDAERNSQVLNKVKADKELEARNGHDGTWIAHPGLADTAMEVFNRVLGDNKNQLFVTREDDAPTAEEQLLAPCAGERTEEGMRANIRVAVQYIEAWISGNGCVPIYGLMEDAATAEISRTSIWQWIHHQKTLSNGKPVTKSLFRQMLAEEMRVIQDELGEHRFSSGRFDDAARLMEQITTSDDLIDFLTLPGYRFLA
- the iclR gene encoding glyoxylate bypass operon transcriptional repressor IclR codes for the protein MVATVPAKRGRKPAATTAAQQGGQVQSLTRGLKLLEWIAESHNSVALTELAQQAGLPNSTTHRLLTTMQQLGFVRQVGELGHWAVGAHAFIVGSSFLQSRNLLAIVHPILRKLMEDSGETVNLAVLDQSDHQAIIIDQVQCTQLMRMSAPIGGKLPMHASGAGKAFLSQLSEEQVTGLLHRKGLHAYTHATLVSPVHLKEDLALTRKRGYSFDDEEHALGLRCIAACIFDEHREPFAAISISGPISRMTDDRVTELGALVIKAAKEVTLAYGGIR
- the aceA gene encoding isocitrate lyase; amino-acid sequence: MKTRTQQIEELKKEWTQPRWEGIRRPYSAEEVVKLRGSVNPECTLAQNGAAKMWKLLHGGSKKGYINSLGALTGGQALQQAKAGIEAIYLSGWQVAADANLASSMYPDQSLYPANSVPSVVDRINNTFRRADQIQWAAGIEPNDPRFIDYFLPIVADAEAGFGGVLNAFELMKSMIEAGAAAVHFEDQLASVKKCGHMGGKVLVPTQEAIQKLVAARLAADVLGVPTLVIARTDADAADLITSDCDPYDSEFITGERTSEGFYRTHAGIEQAISRGLAYAPYADLVWCETSTPDLALAKRFADAIHAKYPGKLLAYNCSPSFNWQKKLDDKTIASFQQQLSDMGYKYQFITLAGIHSMWFNMFDLAHAYAQGEGMKHYVEKVQQPEFAAGKDGYTFVSHQQEVGTGYFDNVTTIIQGGTSSVTALTGSTEEAQF